Proteins from one Microtus pennsylvanicus isolate mMicPen1 chromosome 7, mMicPen1.hap1, whole genome shotgun sequence genomic window:
- the Unc5cl gene encoding UNC5C-like protein, whose product MSPQDSSVYPFEFLLLVGIPVASAFLLLQCLRWHCSLWLPKDCRNPDDQEETVFPPTSLPEYEPPRQCPPPTLPEMAAFYQELHTPTRGQTITRKLMHKLLVYSAREVDHRGGCLMLQDTGISLLIPPGAVAVGRQERVSLVLVWDLTDAPSLSHRQGLVSPVVACGPHGASFLKPCTLTFKHCAQEPSQACAYTSNTSLLDAKNWRRLGQPGAYTSRDECRILLSHFSLYTCVLEAPLGQTARKWLQLAVFCSPLAPGQTHLQLRVYFLNNTPCALQWAITNEQPHGGRMRGPCQLFDFTGARADQCLKLKYISEGWENVDDSSSQLVPHLHIWHGKCPFRSFCFRRKAANENEDCSAVTNEIIVTMHTFQDGLESKYMEILRFQASEEESWAAPPPVSQPPPCNRLPPELFEQLQMLLEPSSVTGNDWRRLASHMGLCGMKIRFLSCQRSPAAAILELFEEQNGSLQELHYLMTAMERLDCASAIQNYLKRTPRGSPATMHGGTWENRGLQLDEKL is encoded by the exons ATGAGCCCCCAGGACAGTTCTGTGTACCCTTTCGAGTTCCTTTTGTTGGTGGGGATACCTGTGGCCAGCgctttccttctgcttcagtgCCTTCGCTGGCACTGTTCTCTGTGGCTGCCAAAAGACTGCAGGAATCCAGATGACCAAGAGGAGACTGTGTTCCCACCCACTTCATTACCAGAATATGAGCCCCCAAGGCAGTGCCCACCCCCAACACTACCGGAGATGGCTGCATTCTATCAGGAGCTCCACACGCCCACTCGGGGCCAGACCATCACCCGGAAGCTGATGCATAAGCTACTGGTGTATTCTGCTCGAGAGGTGGACCACCGTGGTGGATGTCTGATGCTGCAGGACACAGGCATTTCTCTGCTCATCCCGCCAG GTGCTGTGGCAGTGGGTCGCCAGGAGAGGGTGTCCTTGGTTCTGGTGTGGGACCTGACGGATGCCCCATCATTGTCTCACAGACAGGGGCTAGTGAGTCCTGTGGTGGCATGTGGCCCTCATGGAGCCTCCTTCTTGAAGCCTTGCACCCTCACATTCAAGCACTGTGCCCAGGAGCCCAGTCAGGCCTGTGCCTACACCAGCAATACTTCCTTGCTGGATGCCAAGAACTGGAGGCGTCTGGGTCAGCCGGGGGCTTATACCTCCCGGGATGAGTGCCGTATCCTGCTCTCTCACTTCAG CCTCTACACCTGCGTTCTGGAGGCGCCCCTGGGTCAGACAGCCCGCAAGTGGCTGCAGCTGGCAGTGTTCTGTTCCCCACTGGCGCCCGGGCAGACCCACCTGCAGTTGCGTGTCTACTTCCTGAACAATACTCCCTGCGCCCTGCAGTGGGCTATCACCAATGAGCAGCCCCACGGTGGACGCATGCGTGGACCCTGCCAGCTCTTTGACTTCACTGGGGCCAGAGCAGACCAGTGTCTGAAGCTCAAGTACATCTCTGAGG GTTGGGAAAACGTGGATGACAGCAGTAGCCAGCTGGTTCCCCACCTTCATATCTGGCACGGAAAGTGCCCCTTCCGTTCTTTCTGCTTCCGGAGAAAGGCAG CCAATGAGAATGAAGACTGCTCGGCAGTAACCAATGAGATCATTGTCACCATGCACACCTTCCAGGAT GGCTTGGAATCCAAGTACATGGAAATCCTCAGGTTCCAGGCCTCAGAGGAAGAGTCCTGGGCGGCACCACCTCCTGTCTCTCAGCCTCCCCCATGCAATAG GCTGCCCCCGGAGCTCTTTGAGCAGCTGCAGATGCTGTTGGAGCCCAGCAGTGTCACTGGGAATGACTGGCGTAGACTGGCCTCCCACATGGGACTCTGTGGCATGAAAATCCG GTTCTTGTCCTGCCAACGCAGTCCCGCAGCGGCCATCCTGGAGCTGTTCGAGGAACAGAATGGAAGCCTGCAGGAGCTTCACTACCTCATGACCGCCATGGAACGCTTGGACTGCGCCTCCGCCATCCAGAACTACCTGAAGCGAACCCCCCGGGGCAGCCCTGCCACGATGCACGGAGGCACTTGGGAGAACCGTGGCCTGCAGCTGGATGAGAAACTCTAA